The genomic DNA AGCTATGCGTTCAGCAAGCGAATCCGAAGGCTCCCCTGTTGCAATCACCGCACGACAGCTTGAATCACTGGTACGTATTGCTGAAGCAAGAGCCCGTGTTGCGCTTCGCAAAGAGGTCAGTGCAGCAGACGCGGAAGCAGCCATCGCGATTATGAAACGTTCACTTGAAGAAGTAGGAATTGACTTATCCTCGTATAAAGTTGACATTGACATTATCATGACTGGACGACCCAAGAGCATCCGTGACAGACTAAGCATTGTACTCTCAACATTGATGGATATGGAGCGAGTTACAGGCATAGTTGAAAGAGACGCCTTTGTTGAAGAACTAGAAACCAAACATAAAATCTCCAAAGCTGAAACAGAACGAATGCTTAGCCAACTACTACGTGAAGGCACAATTTATGAGCCAAGAGAAGGATGCCTAAAGAAAACCTAAAACAAATTTTTAGAAACAAGGAAAAATAAAGAAGTGATTGAGCCTACGAGATGTAGGTGGTTTTCTTGTCCTCTTGCTTGCGAGTTTCCTCTTCCTGCAAGGCACGTTTCTCTTCAATTTGTTGAAGACGAGTAACCATGACTTGAGCCCGAGAAATTTCCTCATTTAACCCTGACAGGTCAAGCTCAAAACCAAAGGTTGACTTCAAAATTTCCAAAACACTCTTTGCCGCTAACGGGTCTGGAAGGTAACCGCGCGTTTCACCTAGAAGACAGAGGGCTTCCATCTTTTTGAGGCGTGCCAACCCAAGGATTAATCCTGCCGTGCCCACAATTGGGCTACCTGAACTGCTAACAACCGCGCCCGCAGCTATTGCTTTATCGAGAACTTCTTGGCTTGTTGCTGCAATGTAGACCCCGGGTTTTTCTTTGGGTTCCATGCGGTAACCGCCGATTGTTGCGATGGTTTTAACGTTGTATTTTTGGGAGAACTCTAGCATTTGGTCTGCGATTTCGTATTGTCCCTCAATTGTTTGGGATTGACTATCGCCAGTAAAGAAGAGCAGGTCATTTCCTCCTGCAGGGTTTTTCCAGAAGTAAAATGTTCCACGTAAAAGCCTAACATTGCCCTTTTTGTTTACAAGAACAAAGTATGGGAAATGTGGTGAGTACAGGTACGCGATTTTTTTGGCTTTTAATTGTTTGATTAGGTAGCGGATGGCGATTTTTCCTACAAGTCCAAGTCCGGGGAGCCCTTCAATTAGGACGGGATTGTTTGCTTCAATTGGGGTGAATTCTTTAATGTATGTTTCTTTCATTGGGAACCGCTCCTTTTCATAGCCATTCGATACTTTAAATATTTATCATCAGGCGAAAACTTGGGTGGATGAGGAATACGAACAGGTCCGCCGCAGTAGGGACAGGACGTTTTGTTTAGAGTGTAGTGGTCGCAGTTTGCACATTTTCGAAGTTGCCAAACCAAATTATTTTTCCCTTCTAAAGGTGCCTTGTCCGCCAACTTTGGTAATGTTTGATATGACATTGTCGGCTGCTTTCTGCAGAACCTCTTCAGCCTTCTTGTAATTTTCAGCTAAGGCTTCAATGCTGTATTTTGGCGCTGCAATAACATAAAATCGGACTTCGGAACCTTTAATTTTTTCTGCTTTAACCTTCGCGAAAGCTTCCTTGATTAGTTTCACACCGTTTGGTTTCATGCAGTGGATTTCAAGTACGCCTTTAACTTTAACCATTTTAACGTGAATACGTTCTTGCGCTACTTCAACAAAAACTTTGGCAATATTTTCAGGTATACCAATTTTTGTGAGAACTTCAGGTCCTTCTTTAACTGCTTTTTCAAAACCCTCATACAAACCAAAAAATTTGTCATCCATAGCTATAGCGGCCTTTTCTATGGCATCATCTTCAGGTGGCAGAGACAACTTTTCTGCTACACCACGAAGCAGGGCTTCTGCTTTGCGCTCTTTTTTCCAGGAAAGAACTTTTTCGATTCGTTCCCTTTTCGTTACTCGCCTTAAGGAAAGGTCAATGTGTCCTTTTTCAAAGTCTACGCGGAGAACTTTGAGGACAACTTTTTGTCCTTCACGCACAAAATCGCGGATGTTACGTATCCAAGAAGAAGAAATTTCGGAAACGTGAAGCAACCCACGTTTATCATATTCGTCAAGTTTAGCATAAGCACCATAATCAGTTACAGTCTCAACTGTAGCAATTACAAGATCGCCAGCTTCTGGCCATTCGGGCTTACGCTCAGCCATTTAATTATTCCTCTTACTCATAAACTGCTTGAACGTCACCGTTAATTTTGGTTTTTCCGCCTGTTGGTGATGCAAGCATTTCACCGCAAACATTGCAGGTTACTTTGTTCACTGCGTTACTGAAGATTAACTGTTCATTGCCACATTTTGGGCATTTTACCCGCAGGAAGTTGCTGCTTGGTTTGGGAATGAGTTTATTCCAGTCTGACATATTTTTTTCCTCAGATTATTGTATAGCTACTTTTCGTAGGCGGATGCCTTCTTTGTGACGCATAAAACCGCAAGTTTTGCATTTTAAGCGGAAGGTTTGTTTTTTTGTGGTTTTGGTGAATTCTCTTTGCAGGGGATATTTCTGGCCACCGTAACCTTTCTTTTCTCGTTTGTGGTGGCGTTCGCCAACTGCCAAGGCTCTTCTTTTTCCAGCCTTGTAGAGACTAACAGCGTGAGCTTGATGAGTTTTACATTTCGGACAGTAAGTCTTTACTTCTTTGGGAACGTTCACTTTTTTCACGACCAGCTTTGCATAAAAGAAACACACATACTCTTATACTTTTTCGCTTTTATGACACAATCTTTGTTTTTCAATCTTTTCAATAAAGGGGTAGTTGGGTGTGCTTATTTCAGCGGCACATACATTGATGACCGTGAAGCACCGATACCTGGAGTTCCGTGACGCACTGGCTTGTTAGTGATTGCAAATTCACCTAGATAGTGACCTATCATGTCAGGCTTTATTTCGATAGCAACGAATTCTTTGCCGTTGTGCACGTTGATTTTTGTTCCAACCATTTCGGGTAGGACAATCAAATCGCGAACGTGTGTTTTGAGACTGGCGTCTTTGCCGTTCTGCTGGGCTTCTTTGACTTTGCGCAGTTTCTCTAGTAGTATGCGTTGTTCTGGTGTTAGTCCTCGCTGTAGGCTTCTTCGTTGGCGGGAAGGAAGCAGGTTGATGAATTCATCCATTGACATGCCTGCTAAGCTTTCCAAGCTGTGTCCGCGGTAACTAAATTCTTTTGGCATTTTTCATTCTCCTTTTTTATCTTATTGCACGTTTCTTTTTCTGTCCTGGTCCACGGGCTGCGATTAAACCGACTTTCTGTCCTGGTGGTGCACCATGTGAAGTTGTTGTTGTACGTCTTGCACTGCGTTTGCTGCTACCATAGGGGTGAACAGCTGGAACCATTTTGCGACCGCTGGTTCTTGGGTACTTGTGACCTTTGGCTTTCATCATGTGGAATTTTTCGCCTGCTTTAAGGAACGGCTTGTCAATTCTGCCTGAAGCAGAAATTACGCCGATGGTTGCCATGCAATAATCATTAATGTATCGGTTTCTTCCAGAAGGAAGCCGTATCATGGTTCCCTGTGGGGTGTGACCGACAACTGTAGCGTACGCGCCTGAGGAACGTGCCATTTTGCCTCCGTCACCGGGTCGCAGTTCAAGGTTGCAGACCAAGGTTCCTTCAGGGACTTTTCCCAAGGAGACAATGTTGCCTATTTCTGAAGTTGCGTTTCCACCATATTGGACTTGCTGTCCTGTAAAAACGCCTTCAACAGCCACAGTGTAAAATGATAATCCATTTTCAAAGTTTACCAAAATAAGTGGTGAACCTCTTCCTGGATCATGAACCATAGAGTCAATTGTGCCTTTAACTGAAGTTACAAATGCTTCTTTAGGAGCAATAGCGGGGTACTTTGCTGGGGCTACACGCTTATGAGTTGAAGCGCGGAAGT from Candidatus Bathyarchaeota archaeon includes the following:
- a CDS encoding 50S ribosomal protein L44e; its protein translation is MNVPKEVKTYCPKCKTHQAHAVSLYKAGKRRALAVGERHHKREKKGYGGQKYPLQREFTKTTKKQTFRLKCKTCGFMRHKEGIRLRKVAIQ
- a CDS encoding PAC2 family protein — translated: MKETYIKEFTPIEANNPVLIEGLPGLGLVGKIAIRYLIKQLKAKKIAYLYSPHFPYFVLVNKKGNVRLLRGTFYFWKNPAGGNDLLFFTGDSQSQTIEGQYEIADQMLEFSQKYNVKTIATIGGYRMEPKEKPGVYIAATSQEVLDKAIAAGAVVSSSGSPIVGTAGLILGLARLKKMEALCLLGETRGYLPDPLAAKSVLEILKSTFGFELDLSGLNEEISRAQVMVTRLQQIEEKRALQEEETRKQEDKKTTYIS
- a CDS encoding RNA-protein complex protein Nop10, whose amino-acid sequence is MVWQLRKCANCDHYTLNKTSCPYCGGPVRIPHPPKFSPDDKYLKYRMAMKRSGSQ
- a CDS encoding 50S ribosomal protein L2 is translated as MGKRIRVQRRGRGGQNFRASTHKRVAPAKYPAIAPKEAFVTSVKGTIDSMVHDPGRGSPLILVNFENGLSFYTVAVEGVFTGQQVQYGGNATSEIGNIVSLGKVPEGTLVCNLELRPGDGGKMARSSGAYATVVGHTPQGTMIRLPSGRNRYINDYCMATIGVISASGRIDKPFLKAGEKFHMMKAKGHKYPRTSGRKMVPAVHPYGSSKRSARRTTTTSHGAPPGQKVGLIAARGPGQKKKRAIR
- a CDS encoding 30S ribosomal protein S19, encoding MPKEFSYRGHSLESLAGMSMDEFINLLPSRQRRSLQRGLTPEQRILLEKLRKVKEAQQNGKDASLKTHVRDLIVLPEMVGTKINVHNGKEFVAIEIKPDMIGHYLGEFAITNKPVRHGTPGIGASRSSMYVPLK
- a CDS encoding 30S ribosomal protein S27e, whose product is MSDWNKLIPKPSSNFLRVKCPKCGNEQLIFSNAVNKVTCNVCGEMLASPTGGKTKINGDVQAVYE
- a CDS encoding translation initiation factor IF-2 subunit alpha; the encoded protein is MAERKPEWPEAGDLVIATVETVTDYGAYAKLDEYDKRGLLHVSEISSSWIRNIRDFVREGQKVVLKVLRVDFEKGHIDLSLRRVTKRERIEKVLSWKKERKAEALLRGVAEKLSLPPEDDAIEKAAIAMDDKFFGLYEGFEKAVKEGPEVLTKIGIPENIAKVFVEVAQERIHVKMVKVKGVLEIHCMKPNGVKLIKEAFAKVKAEKIKGSEVRFYVIAAPKYSIEALAENYKKAEEVLQKAADNVISNITKVGGQGTFRREK